The Calypte anna isolate BGI_N300 chromosome 3, bCalAnn1_v1.p, whole genome shotgun sequence genome segment GATAATAAAAATGACAGACGAAGAGCTGAAAGTCACTTTCTTCTTTGGTCTGTTCCCTGCTTTCTGAGACATAACTATTGGCCTTATTGGTTTGTCATTCCCTGTTGATGGTGGCTCTTTCACAGTCCTCTGGAACCTCATCAAGCgaaagcacaggagctgcaggaggcatCGTCGGAACTGCAAGGAAGAATAAACAGAATGAAGCTACAACTTCCTAAGCACTCTCTAGGATACAGTGAACACAGCATTGAGATAAATGAATCACAACAAGAGATTTCTGCCCTTCCCCACCTTGTTTTAGTTTCCGTGATGTAACAAACATGATGGctttttagtgttttgttttgtttagttatttttgtttgtttgcttgtttttttttcctattcccCAAAGAGCTGAATAGCATCACGCAGCCAGTAGAGGGCACTGAAATGCAATTTAGTATTTTACCAGTAGCGAGATCTGCCATCAATAATTTGCTAAGTGAACATGGCTCAAAGTGTGGTACAGGTACtgttctcattttcagaaatcaCACATTTGATCTAGCAGAAGAAGAATATTCAGAGAAACACTTcacaggaggacacagagggaaggaacaaggggaagaaagggatACCAagagatattttctttcttttaagtaaCTCCAAGgtctggaatttttaaaaagtattgaATGTCATagatgtaaaatgaaatttcaacAGTTGTTAACACAGAGCTAAAATGTTCCATTGAACATCGAAGAAACAGAAGTCTTCCAGTTAACTAGGAGCCACTTCTGATAAAGGAAGTCTATACTACCTTGTGACTAAATAATGCAAGCTATTCAGTGAAATCTTGCTTTACCATATAGAATGGCAATTCCAGTAGTAGCACTGTTTTAAATGCTCCAATTATGGCCTCCTTTTCACAAAGTAAAGCACTCAAGTATAGAGGTTAAAGGATCCATTCATTCAGTAGCTGCATGTCTGTAAACATCTGAAGCACAAATATGATTATTGGGGGAAATTCTCTGTTTTTACTAGAAATAAGTAGGCAGCTTCCTCTTTTAATAACTTAAGCCAAGACATGCCTGGAATGTAAAAGAgtgtttaaaagaaagtaaaagaaaacaaaacaaaaacaaacacacaaaaaaccacaacaaaccaagaaaaaatcccacaacaaCAAACAGATGTAGGGGGAAAACCCAACCTTTTCTACTCCCTACTTGaacatgtttttaaacagctttccATTTGCCTGTGTTAAGGATTATTGTGTATTATTCTGCATTGCAAGTGACTGATTTTTCAGCTATTATTCAAGAAGCTCTTTGTCCTGCCAGTTGGGAACAAGGTTTTGTTATATGGAATTAATTCTATTTTGACATTGGGAATGTAATAGGTCCTGTTCAGAAGGAAACCTAGAAAGCTACAAGATGACAGAGCAAGATAATCTGGTGCAAGAGAATGGTCACGTGGAGGTCTTGGAGATTCCAAAGATTGCTGGCTGGCCCAGGCTCCTGCCTGGCAAATGTAAGCCAGTGTAGGAAGTCACAGAGAATTCCATTTTTATAATGAGctaaaatatgacaaaaaaacAGGGATATCTAGCAATCATTCATGATTTTGTACCCTTTGTCAAGTGGTTCCCTTAAACTCCAGATATCTTTAAGTCTATGCACTTTTGGTTTCAGAAGTTCACAATGTGCATGTTTGCATTTCCAGTGAGTGTCCTGGGTTATAGTGAAGGCATTGAAATGTCTAAATAAATTTAGCAGCACTGCCTAACTTTACTCAGTGGTTATCTTCACAGTACTGATGATTTACAGAAAGTTCTATAGCTTTCTAGTTTCCATGCATTTGACATGACAGTGGCTACTCCAAAtacttccattttctctttgctctataaagcactgaaaagaaCCAGTTACCACCATTAAATCAGCAGCCTACTTTTCATAATGAAGCCtacaaaagcagacaaaaataaaaagttgcTTCTCATAAACAGGTACAACTTCTTAACAGCATATAACATGTTTccaaaaagcatttcagtgccATCCAAACAAGATTCCAGCTTTGAGTACAATGAAGCTCTGAGAAATGCTATTGGTGGAATATCTGAATTCCTACACCAAGCTGTTCAATTGTTCCTTGTGTTGCCATAATGGGAAAGTCAGatacaagtttttttcttccaagaaaagcagacactggatattctgaattttctctCATGGAGTTCTGTTGAGGTAATGGAGTGATTCAAATGAGGTTTTCTCTTTATAGTCCACTTCACAGGTAAACTgccaaaaccagacaaattTTGACAcactttcccctttccttttttgtgaGTGCTCATGTGTGAACTCAGACATTTAAAGTCAAATTTCTGATAAGGCAGTACTTAACCACCATCAAGGTGTCCTAAACTGGACAATCGTAGTATTGGCTACAAGTaactaaaataagaaaacctTTAATGCTCCTACCTTTCTATTCATGAAGATATAGATGACTGGATTATAGGCCGTGCTTGACTTGGCAAAGAAAGATGGGATAATAGCTACAGTTGGAGTTACAAGGTTGCTATGGCCATATGTTATGAGCAGGGAGACCACTGCATAGGGCATCCAACAAATAAGGAAAGTGGAGATCATTAAGAAACACATTTTAGCCACCTTCTTTTCATATTTGAGAAGTCTGATCACTTGAACAGTCTGAAAATCTTCCACACAGTGAAGCTGTAGAAGGAAAAGATAAATGGTACAGTAAAATAGCTCTACATTTTACTTGAAATGGAACAGTTCTACATTTAGTTATAAATAACTGATTTAGCTTTAGACACAGACACTATACACCTTACCTAGGGAATCACAGTTCTTCTGGAAGTTCACATCATGGTTCCCTAAAATGTATTGTGTGTATTAACTGTAAAAATATAATGTGAGGAAAAATAGAATAGGAAACCTCCTGGAACATATCCAGTGATGTAACAAAGCGTGCTGCACCTATAATTTTAGGTACTTTAGGAAAATAACTTGTTCTCATCCACTGGAATAAGCAAGGTCAGTTTACACTTAGTGGTCCTCTATCTGACTATTTAGACAGTCCTATAGATCTGTGTCATAAGTAatctttcaagaaaagaaaattttataaatCAATTTCTCTATTGTTCTGCCATTCAGCTTGTTACCCTAAAATTAAGAAATTGCTGTTTAGAGCAGAACACTGGACAGCAGGTTCTCAGTGTTATCTGACTGAGTCAGAAAATCAGGTGGGACAGGTACATGAGGGTTCTCTGCAACAGTTATCAGTTGTCCTAATACTGCTATACTGCTGACCACAAACTTGAATGGATCAGGAGTAATTATGCACAAGATATATTATATTAACACTTTCTGACACTAAAGATCCTTTATAGGTGTCTCTGACTTTAATGAACATTACACATTCAAAAGTTTGAATAGGAAGTGAAAGTGCAAATTTAGCCTATGATCCAAGTTTAATATACAGAATTAACATCTTTCACTGAAAGTGTTACATTAAGAGAAGTCTTTATGAATCAACTTACCATTCTTACTGCATAAAGAATATGGCCATAGCAATAGGTCATTATCCCAACAGGTGCTACTAGgcagccaaggaaaaaaaggagcacaaAGGAGGTGTCATTGGGGTCTTTTGACTTCCAGTCCACTGAGCAACCTAATCCATGAATTTCCAGAGTGTATCTGTTCCAGCCCaaaagaggtgctccagtccaGGCTAATGAGTAGAGCCATATGTATGTGATAGCCCTCCAAGACCAAGAGAAGTCAATCACTTTTGCATGGACTACTCGAATGTAGCGTTCATAGGCAAGAACAGTGAGAGTCATAATTGAAACAATTCctgtaagaaaaacaaagaaaatcacTTAAATCATTCACAAACATTGCAAACTGGACTGAAGTCCTCTTGATAAGTGTTTTCTTTGCTATCAGGCTAACTCAAAATTAGCGAGCTCATATTATGACTTTAAAATCAGTAAACTTTCTGGGTCAAACCCCATTACTCACTAACTACTAGCTCAAACAGTATCATTAACTTCAGAACTACTCAGAATAGGATGCTGGCATCTGACCCATGAAGGATAATGGCCAAGAAgtaagacaagaaaaaaaaaaaaaaaaaaaaaaaaaaaagaaagagaccaAGCTAGTACTTCTTCCTAAATGTCACTTCATTAAGTGGAACCATATGCTCCAAGGGTCATTTTTTTATGGCAATTCTTGCTGCTATTGGGGGAAaatgtgtatctgtgtgtggggggggggaatttgtttgatttttaaagaaagctgtaATATAAAAATCAGATAACCAGCATTAATAAAATCTATCAGGTACCTCAGGAATTCCTAGTTGAGAGTGAAGTCAAAGAAAGCCTCCAACAACTTAAAGCATAGATATGCACCTTCAATGCATATCATGTCCCCTTGGGGACACCACTACTGACTGGTTGCCAACTGGATTTACCTCCATTCAGCAGCATTCTCTAGGCCCAGCCatgcagccagtttttaacccagttTTTAACCTTTCATTGCCATGAGCTGACAGCTTCTATAGAAGAACACTGTGGGAGATGGTATCAAAGGCTTTACCAAAGTCCAAGTACACAACATCCGAAGCTTTTTCCCCATCTACGAGGCTGTTCACCTGGTCATGGAAGATCAGGCTGCTCAAGCAGgacctggctgtcctgcacttgccatgtgaGCACCTTAGAGATGAACCTCTCAATTTTCCCCAGCAgcaaggtcaggctgacaggtctCCAGCTCTCAGATCACAACTGTAGGCTCTGTTTGTTCACAACATAATACACTGAGGCTTCGTCTGTGATCaatggaaagaaagagcagCTCCTCAGGACAGTGAGTCAGAATACCTACATAACCTTCTTACCCTTTATcacctttcttctctctgcaaTGGCATTCTATGACAAATATCTCTGTGTACTTTTAGTATTTCCTCATCAGCTTTTATATCCAAGTACTGAATTCTGATCAGGATACAGTAATCAAAAGCACACATGCTTGGTTGAAAGTACAGGTGTTCAGAGGCAATAACTTATTGAGTGTTTAACATTCTCAAAGAATTCATCATGAGCTCAATGTATCTAAAAACAGTTTCTGAACAGGTTTAGATCAAGCTCCTATCAGTCTGAAAACAGTGCCATTTAAAGGGATACTTGAGTTTCCTCTCTGAACCATAAAAGAGACCTTGGTTAGCCTGATGGACAGTAGGTACTGAAGTGCAAATCCCTGCTCTGGTGGTATTCAAGAAGTGTCTGGTAGCATTCACGAATGAGGCAAGAAATGCAGGTCAGTGTTTTACAATAAATTCTTATTTGCCTATTTGAAGCATGATGTCCTCTGTAACAAGGTCATACTGGTAAGAGCAGAGGTTGAAATAGCTAGCCACAAAACCTGAAACTGGAAACGAAATGTCTTTGCAAGATATTTTGCTAGATAAGATAAAATGTAGGgaattttgtcaaaaaaaaaaaaaaaaagcccctcaTATTCTGGGGGCCATGAGCTGCCTGTTTGTTGGTGGTAGATGAcatgcagaaatatttgtaaGAACAGGACTACTGAGATCTGCCTTAAGGAGAtgagttttaaaatgtgtattagAAAGATAAAGCCTGTAACTAGGGAAAAACCTCAACATTATTTCTGGTGGAGGGTGCTGCAGATGATGGTGTTAAAGAGTCATTTGGGTTTTGTCATTTTTGTAACTTCTAGATAGGGCTACATAATGAAAGAATTCATAAGAAAACATAAGTGCATTCAGTGGGTAGAATTTATCTTGCTTCATCACATCTAAGTAGGCATGTTTTTAAATGGGCAGATAAGCACTTTCAACTCTCAGATGAAGGATTATCAATAAGCTACTGAACAAGCAGAACTGAACTACAGGCAGCATCTCTCACAAATCAGATATTGCTGAGTGGAACAGAAATAGCCAGAGGAACAATTTCTGAGTAGCATCATCAGCATTTCAGAAGTTATTTAACACAAGAAGGTCCAAGattgcactgattttttttggcCCCTCATTTCATGTTgcaaaaaaaagtatgaaaaaaaaggtgtacACAATACTACTGCACTCCCACAGTACGCAAATAACTTTGTTAGAGTTGTAAATTTGACTGTacatctttttaatatataaattctATAGATGAATTCTCATTACTGAAGTTAAACATGCATTACTCCTTAAGAATCTGTAGACTGTCCTTTTTTAGAACTATTTCCATCTACTCGACATTAATTTCAGTCCTTGGGAACAAAAATCCAGGTTGATGCAACACAGACCCACCAGAAGTGAAGGAAGGGCTGGTATGTGAACTGTTACAGGTGCTTGACCCCTGCAGATGGATGGGCCCTGACCTTATGTGCATGAGGGTATCCATAGAGCTGGCTGACATCTCAGTGAGGCTGCGGTCCATAATCTTTGGGAAGTCATGGAGATCAGGGACATCCCAGAAGATTGGAAGAAGGCTAATGTCATCCTCATCTGCAAGTAGGGCTTAAAGGAGAATTCAGGAAATTATAAGCCCATCAGACTTATTTCAGCCCCTGGAAAAGTTATGGAACAAATCCTCCTGGAGGCTTGCACTAATCAAATGAAGCATGACTGGGATAAACCAGCACAgattcaccaagggcaaatcgTGCTTGACAAACCTTATCACCCTCTGCAACAAAGTAACCTGTTCTGCTGGTGTGGGACAAGCAGTGGGCATAGCCTGCTTGGATTTTTCTGCAAGGCTTTCAATACTGCTCCTCACAGCCTCATCCTGGAGAAATGGACATGTTACAGTCTAGACAGTTTGTCCAGTGGATGGGGAACAGGCTGACAGGTCACACacagagagtggtggtgaataTCTCCTTTTTCTACTGACAGCCCATCAAAACTGAGGTCCACAGGGAGCAATATTGGGCCCATTGCTGTTCAATATTTTTCTAAGTGATCGGGATGTTtgggatcaagtgcaccctGGTGAAGTTTGCAGGCAACACCAAGTGGGGAAGCAGACACTCCAGGAGGAAGAGCCACCCTCAAGGAAGATCTGAACCTGCTGGAAGAGGAGGCTAATAAGTAGTTCAACAAGGACAAATGTGAGGTCTGGCACCTGGAAAAACACAATCCAGGAGTGCAGCACAGACTTGGATCTAcccagctggggagcagctaTGCAGAAAGGGATGggggagtcctggtggacagcAAGCTCAACATGAGTTAACAGTGTGCTTCAGTGGCAAAGCAAGGCAAGAGGATGCTGAgttgcatcaacaagggcatcacgAGCACAGGTAAAGAAGTCATTACCTTAATCTACTCAGCTTTTGTCAGGCCACAAAGAACAGGGAAGCCTgacagagaaaagaaggctttggAGCGACCTCATCACCATGTTCTAGTACTTGAAGGGTGAAtaccaagaagatggagaaaacaCAAGGAGTGATGGATATGAGTTACTCCTGGGCAAATGGTTTTCATCTGGTTTTCATGGTAAAACAGAGCATTCCACAAGACCTATCTAGATGCATAGTTCAAAAGGTTTCATAAAAAGTCATTCATTTTGAAATCACTCACAAATTGATTTATGGGCTCATTTCTTAAAGGACCTGCTTCTAATAATTCTTGGCCATACCAGATTTATTTGTGGTCGGGTCTACAGAGGTCAAAAAGTCAGTCTTTAATCAACTTTccatatttaaagaaaagagttTCCATATCAATAAGAACTATCAATAAACTTGCAATGCACATGCTTATCAGTTTGCCCTTGAGGCTGAAGCTATTACATCAGAACAATTTCTATAAAAGCTAATCTTCTAGATTGATGCCTTTTGTTGTGCAAGATAACTAGCAGAAGTGTAAAAATGGTTTCAGATAGACAATTAGAGCTTGAAACAAAGACATAAAGATTCACTTGTTTTATACATTCATTAGATGCAGTGCTTATTTGCTTGTCATCCAGATTTTTCCCATTAAATGTCAATGAAGCTACAGAGGAGGCTGAGTGAAATTTATTATAGTTCACTGCAAAGCATTCACAAGTGAATTCTGAAGCCTTCATTCAAGCAAACTCGTATGAAATACTAACAGAGCCTCTTTACATAAGGACTTCATTCACTATTCACTTTGGATCTTACCCCAAAGCTTTCTGAGGTTCATTCTAAAGATCCTTTTCTGGATTAGAGTATTAGTCTCCACTTCAACATCTTTCAGTCCTCTTTCCACTGTTAGtgatttcttctttcaaaacattttatctttCAAAACAAGGTTTACCTTGCATCCCTCTCCATGCCAAGTTCACAGTTTTGTATCTTTGCCCAATATTAACACTAAATGCTTATGTCAGGAAGGGTGGAGGGAACTGTCAGCTGATCATGGTTAGGGGACTTAAAAGTAGGATTGTGTAGAAAGCAATCAAGAGCATTGGTCATTTGTGGTCCAGATAAACCTATTAAATTAATGCTATTAAATTAATCTCAATAGGATGCACATCTGAAATATGATGCATTTggaggatgggatgggatagcTCTGCTGGGCATTAAAGAGCTATGAGATTTCATGTTCTGTGAGGTTGCATCTCAGAGGCAGGGGAAGGTGGTGGTTGTGTGTTCTCTTCAACGTTATCTCATGATGAATGGTTGTGTGAAACTGGTATTCAGAAGACCTCAGTGTCCCTTTCAGATTATGCTTAGAGCTTCTTGAAATGGTTGAAATCTATGTATTTTGATTCAAGGCTAAGGCCCAGGACTCTGAGGGTTGATTTACTCTTCCAGCAAATCAGTCTTCTTAACTCTGAAAGACCTGACTGCTCCATGTTCACAGATAATGCTTGATCTAtagattttcatttcagagaatACTCCTTTCTGTAAGTACTGACTACAAACACAAACACTCTTTGTGTTTGGGAGCTACAGATGCCAGTTTTAGCTCCAATTTAAGCCTGGGGAATTACCTAGCATGAACAGGGTCATCCCTGTTTAAGCTGCAAATGTCAAAtgtagaaaaaatgttttcttgtgtaAGATACTAGCATGCAATTTTTATGTTGCaagtctctctcttctccagt includes the following:
- the OPN3 gene encoding opsin-3, encoding MHTENSTGTTSRPDPAAGEQEVPGERPLFSAGTYELLALLVATIGMLGLCNNLLVLVLYYKFKRLRTPTNLFLVNISLSDLLVSVFGVSLTFMSCLRSRWVWDAAGCVWDGFSNSLFGIVSIMTLTVLAYERYIRVVHAKVIDFSWSWRAITYIWLYSLAWTGAPLLGWNRYTLEIHGLGCSVDWKSKDPNDTSFVLLFFLGCLVAPVGIMTYCYGHILYAVRMLHCVEDFQTVQVIRLLKYEKKVAKMCFLMISTFLICWMPYAVVSLLITYGHSNLVTPTVAIIPSFFAKSSTAYNPVIYIFMNRKFRRCLLQLLCFRLMRFQRTVKEPPSTGNDKPIRPIVMSQKAGNRPKKKVTFSSSSVIFIITSDDTQQIDDNSKYNGTKVNVIQVKSL